The Geobacter metallireducens GS-15 region GATCCGCTCGAACATCTCCTCTGGCGTTTCTATAATCTGCCCGTTTTCATCCTTCAGCAGGTAGCGGGCCTTCAAAACCTTTAGCGCATTTTCCGAGAGTTCCATGAAAGGAGTATACGGCGTTACGTGGGAAGCTCAACCTTGCCCTCTGTTCCAGTACAGTTCACGAAAGTTCAGGCACGCTTCCGCAAAATTCAAGACCCCCGCCCGGGCAAGCCCGAACGGGGGTCTCATGTCATGCTTTCAGCATCTCTGCCTCAAGCATTCTGTATCATGCGTTGAGGTTACTTGTACTCAGGCATCTCGTCGAACTGGAGATACTTGTAAACAACATCCTTCTTAGGTTCAACCTTCTCTTTGTATGCAGCCATAAACTCAGCAACAGTAGGCAGTTTGCCCAAGGTTGCAGTTACCGCGCCCAATTCGGCAGAACCGAGGAATACTTTAGCGCCATCACCGATCCGGTCGTCAAAGTTGCGGGTTGAAGTGGAGAACATATTGACACCATCGGGAACGCGGGCTTGGTTACCCATGCAGAGGGAGCAACCGGCAATTTCGATCCGGGCCCCGAAGGCGCTGTATACCGAGAAGTAAGCTTCGTCCTTAAGCTGCTTCTGATCCATGCGGGTCGGCGGGCAGATCCAGGTGCGGACGCTCGGGTTGAACTTAAGACCGCGCCAGATCTCGGCGGCAGCACGGAAGTGACCGATGTTGGTCATGCAGGAGCCGAGGAAGACGTCCTGGATCGGAGTGCCGGCAACATCGGAGAGGAGCTTCACGTCGTCCGGGTCATTGGGGCAGGCCAGGATCGGCTCAGTGATCTCGGCCAGGTCGATCTCGATGACGTCGGCGTAGGCGCCGGTCTCGACGGCGTTCTTGTCGGCTTCGAGGAGCTGCGGGTTCTTCAGCCACTCATTGACGGCGTCGATGCGATTCTGGAGGGTCTGGGCATCCTGGTAGCCGTCAGCAATCATCTTTTTCATGAGGGCTACGTTGGAGCGGAGGTAGGTGGCCACGCTCTCCTTGGAGAGCTGGATGCAGCCTGCGGCGGCGGAGCGCTCGGCAGCAGCGTCGGTCAGCTCGAAGGCCTGTTCCACGGTCAGGTCGGGAAGCCCTTCCATCTCGAGGATGCGGCCGTTGAAGATGTTGATCTTGTTCTTCTTGGGAACGGTCAGTTTGCCCTGCTTGATGGCCCAGTAGGGGATGGCGTTGACCGCGTCGCGAAGGGTGATGCCGGGGTTGAGCTTACCCTTGAAGCGAACCAGGACCGACTCGGGCATATCAAGCGGCATGAAGCCCATGGCACCGGCGAAGGCAACCAGTCCGGAACCGGCCGGGAAGCTGATGCCGATGGGGAAGCGGGTGTGGGAGTCGCCGCCGGTACCGACGGTATCCGGGAGGAGCAGACGATTCAGCCAGGAGTGGATAACGCCGTCACCCGGCTTGAGGGGTACGCCGCCCCGCTCGATGATGAAGCCGGGGAGGTTTTTGTGCATTTTCACATCGGCCGGCTTCGGATAAGCGGCGGTGTGGCAGAAGGACTGCATGAACATCGGCGACAGGAACTTGAGGCAGGCCAGTTCCTTGAGTTCGTCGGCGGTCATGGGGCCGGTGGTGTCCTGGGAACCGACAGTGGTCATCTTCGGCTCGCAGGCGGTGCCAGGGAGGATACCGGCCACGCCGCAGGCCTTGCCGACCATCTTTTGGGCAAGGGAGTAGCCCTGGCCGGCTTTGGGCGCGGGGTTCACCGGCTTGGTGAAGACATCGGTATCGCCGAGGCCGAGGGCCTTGCGGGCCTTCTCGGTGATAGCGCGGCCGATGATGAGCGGAATCCGGCCACCGGCGCGGAACTCGTCGGCCAGGGTGTTGGGGCTGATTTTGAAGGTGGAGATGACCTCGCCCTTATCGTTGGAGATCTCGCCTTTGGCGGTGTTGATGGTGATGACGTCGCCGTCGTTCATCTTGGTGACATCAGCCTTGAGGGGGAGCGCACCGGAATCCTGGGCGGTATTGAAGAAGATCGGGGCGATGACGCCGCCGATGATGACACCGGCAGTCTTCTTGTTGGGAACGGCGGGGATGTCCTGCCCCATGTGCCAGAGCACGCTGTTGCAGGCGGACTTGCGGGAAGAACCGGTACCGACCACGTCACCCACGAAGGCCACTTGGTGACCGGCGGCGCGCCAGTCAGCAATGTCTTTGAGGCGGTTCGGGAAGCGGGTCTTGCCCATGGCCAGGGCGTGAAGGGGGATATCGGGACGGCTCCAGGCGTCGCCGGCCGGGGAGAAGTCGTCGGTGTTGATCTCGCCTTCAACCTTGAAAACCTTGACCTTGATGGTCTCGGGAACGCCGGGGCGGTTGGTGAACCACTCGGCATTGGCCCAAGACTCCAGTACCTTCTTGGCGGCGGCATTGCTCTTGCTGAGTTCTACAACCTGATCGAAGCCATCATAGACCAGAGTCATGCGGGAAAGGGCACAGGCGGCTTCTTCGGCCAGTTCTGCATCCTTGAGGGCCTCAACCAGGGGACCCACGTTGTAGCCGCCGATCATGGTGCCGAGGATGCGGATGGCATCCACCTTGGAAACCAGCGGTGACTTCTTGGTACCCTTGACGATTTCGGCCAGGAAAGCAGCCTTGACCTTGGCGGCAGGATCGACGCCGGGGGAGACGCGCTCTTTCAACAGATTGAGAAGGAATTCCTCCTTACCTGCAGGGGGATTTTGCAGCAGGTTGCACAGGTCGGCAGTCTGCTCCGGGTTGAGGGGCAGCGCCGGAATACCCTGCGCCTTCCGTTCGGCTTCGTGGGCGAGATAGGCTTCGATCATATCCATTCCTCCTGTGATTTTACTTCTTGAATCAATCGTTATTTCGAGACGTTGAAATGATTGTGCGGCGGGAGAAAATGGATACTGTATACAATTTTTGCGGGGAATTGTCAATTGCTTAAGTGGGGCTTATGAGAAGGGGAAGAGGGGGCACAAAACAGCGCAGAAGGGGGAAGGAAAGTTCACCCTCACCTCCCCCCCTGCGCTCGTTATTTTACCTGACCTGCAATGGCGGTCGGGTCCAGGAGGACATCGGACTGGGTGCCGGTGTCCATGGCTTTGAGTGTTGCTCTACCACTGGCCATCTCATCGCTTCCAATTATGAGGGTGAAGCGGGAGTTGAATTTATCGGAGCGGCGCATCTGGCTTTTGAGGCTCTTCCCCTCGTAGTCCATCTCCACTGAAACGCCAAGACGCTGGAGGCCGCACATGAGCCGAAAAGCTTCATCCTGGGCTTCAGTTCCAAGGGCGGCGATAAAGAGGTCGGGGCGCCGCGCGAACTCCTGCTGACCCAGCAGCAGAGCCACCCGTTCGACACCCATGGCAAAGCCGATGCCGGGAACGGCGGGACCGTCCAGATCGGCAATGAGCCCGTCGTAACGACCGCCGGCCGCCACGGCGCTCTGGGCGCCGAGGAGCCCCGTGACCAGCTCGAAAGTGGTACGGGTGTAATAGTCGAGGCCGCGCACCATCCTGTTATTGATGCTGTAGGGGGTGCCCGCCCGCTCCAGGTGGCGGCGCGTGGCGGCAAAGTGGTCGTCGCAGCCGGCGCAGAGGTGGTCGAGCATGGCCGGAGCGTCGGCTGTCGCCTCCTTGCAGTGTGCAGACTTGCAGTCAAGCGCCCTGAGGGGGTTGGTTTCGTAGCGTCTCTTGCAGTCATCGCAGAGTCGGTCGAGCCGCTCACGAAGAAAGCTCTTCAGCGCCTCCCGATAGACGGGACGGCACTCGGGGCAGCCGAGGGAGTTTATCTGGAGGGTCGGCTCCGTAAGACCGAGTTCCGCAAAGAAATGGCAGAGCATGGTGAGAACCTGAGCGTCCACCTTGGGGTCGGTGACGCCGGTAACCTCGGCGCCGATCTGGTGGAATTGCCGATAGCGCCCCTTTTGAGGGCGTTCGTACCGAAACATCGGTCCCATGTAGTAGAGTTTTGCCACCGGATCCTGGGCGTAAAGCTTATGCTCAATATATGCGCGCATCACGCTCGCGGTCCCCTCGGGGCGCATGGTTACGGCATTTTCTCCCTTGTCCACAAAGGAGTACATCTCCTTCTCCACGATGTCGGTGGTGTCGCCGATGGAGCGGCAAAAAAGTTCGGTTTTTTCAAGAATCGGAACACGAATCTCGGCATAGCCATAAAGACCGAAAACGCGGCGAGCGGTCGCCTCGATGTGCTGCCACCGCTCCACCTCGCCGGGAAGAATATCGTTAAAACCCTTGATGCCAGTGATCATGTACTTACCTACTCCTTAAACTTTAAATAACTAGCTAAATTATCAACGAATTGCAGTTGCCCTGAACACACAGTTTTTACCCTGCTCCTTCCCCTGGTACATGGCCTTGTCGGCCAGTTCGAGGAGTTCGAGCTTGGACTGGGTGTCGGCAGGATAACAGGCGTAGCCGAGGCTTGCAGTGAGCCGAATGTTGAATCCTTCGGCAGCCAGGAATGTGTGCCCCTCGATGGAACGGCGGATCCGCTCGGCCACGGTGGCGGCCCCCTTCTCCCCCGTCTCCACGAGCATGACAGTAAATTCGTCGCCACCGTACCGGATTACGATATCCACTTCGCGTACGGATTTCTTGAGGAGCATCCCCATTTCGTTAAGGACTTGACTCCCCACCAGGTGGCCGTGGGTGTCGTTTACCCCCTTGAAGAAATCCAGATCAATGAAGATCATGGATACCGTAGAGCCGAAGCGGTCTGCCCGCTTGATCTCCCGATCGAGAGAGATATCCAGGTAGCGGTAGTTGAAGAGCCCGGTCAGTTCATCGATATAGAGCATGTCCCTGGCATTCGAGTAGCGGGAGGCGTTCTCAAAGGCGAGGGTTGACTGCTCAAGAAGAAACTGAATGCTCTTCTGCTTGTAGTCGAACGGAAGTTTCTGCCCGGGGTTATTGAAAATGACTACTACCCCCTGAACCTCTCCCTTGGAACGTATGACAAGAAGAAGCCCTTCCGAGAGCTCTAATCCGTCGAATTCCGCTCCCGACACAAGGGGGGTTGCATTAATCTTGTTAATAACCGAGCCATCATTGGTCTCGATACAGAAATTTTTCCGAAATGCCTCAGCAAGTTTCTGAGCTGCCTCCTCGCTGAACCCCTTGAATTCCTTAAGGGCAAGATTATCGTCCTTATGATGGAACAGGCCAATGGCCCTGTCAGCACCGATCTCATTTGTCAGGGCGTCAAGGACTACCGCTGAAAGGCGTTCCATGTCGATGCAGTTGGCGATGTTCTGGCCGATCTGGAAGAGGTTCAGAAGCTCTTTCAGTTCGTAGTTCTCGTTGATGAGCCGACGCTGCTCGAAGCAGAGAGCAACGGTATGTTTGAACTCTTCATGATTGAAGGGTTTGAGAAGGTAATCACGGGCGCCGCTTTTGAGGGCCAACACGGCAGATTCGACATTTGCGTGCCCGGTCACGAGGATTACATCCACCGTGGGCATCTGCTGCTTTACCCTTGTCAGGAGTTCAATACCACTCATGCCGGGAATGACCAACTCGGTGATGACAAGCTGATAATCGTTGGCGGAAAGAAGCTCCAGCGCCCGGGCACCGGAGGTCACCGTATCTACCTCGTATCCGTCTTCCTTGAGGAGATCCACATACATCTGCCGAAAGAAGCGATCATCTTCGACGACGAGGATTTTATCCATGGAGGGTAGCTCCTGAGGGTGCGAATTTGTGCAGTGTCCGCGCTTTAACCCTTAAAACTATCAGATAAAACGGGATGCTTGTCAATGAAAATGCCCGTCCGAGAAGGTTTTGACCGAATATCCGTTCCCGTCGCTTGCCACCTGGATCGTCCCGTTCAGGTCGGTGCGACAGACCGAAACGCCGCGCTTCCTCAGACGTGAAATGGTTTCCGGCGACGGAAGGCCGAAGCTGTTGCGGGCTCCGGCTGAAATGAGCGCCAGACGGGGGGAGGCTGCATCGAGAAAGCGGGGCGACGAAGAGTGACGGCTGCCGTGATGGGGCACCTTGAGGACCGTGCAGGCGAGTCTTTCCGGCTCGTACAGAAGCCGCTCCTCGGCATAACTGCCAATGTCACCGGTTAAGAGCATGCTGAACGTTCCATGCGTGAGCCTGAATACGAGGGAATCATCGTTTTGGTCGCTATCCGGCTCTGCAAGGGGGCGGTGTGCCGGAGCCAGGGGTTCAATCCGAACGTTGCCGACAGAAAATGGGGGAGAGGAAGAAGTAATGTATCGAACCGGAACCCGGTGAGCGGCAAGAATCTCCCGGAGCTTTGCATGGTCGCCGACTGGTGTTGTGATGCCACTTTCCCAGAACTCACCGATGGGGAACAGGGCGGCAAGAGAAATAAGCCCTTTGATATGATCGGGATGGGGGTGAGTCAGAACAACCACGTCGAGTCGGCCAATCCCCATGCTCCAGAGTGCCGGGGCCAGAAGCTGCCTCCCTACATCCATTCCGCCTTCGTGGGGAGAGCCGCCGCCATCCACGAGCATTCGTCTGCCGTCAGGGAACGTGACAAGGGTCGACTCCCCCTGCCCCACACTGAAAAAGGTGATCCTGAGTGTTTTCGATGAATCAGCCACCGCCGGCAGATGAAGCGCCAGCACAAGCCCCGCAGCCAGTGCGCAGAGGAGATAATGGATTCGCTTTCCCTTGACGAGTGAGAGCGCCAGGAGGGCAAGGTAGAGAATGAAGAGGTCCGCGAGGGTCGCGTTTCGCACAGGGAGAGGCGGAATTTGGGCCACGGTCGCCATGATTCCGTCGGAAATTCTCACCAGCCACGCGGCGATTCCAAGGAGGAATTTAGCCGCCGCAGGGAAAAGGTAAATAAGCGGCAGAGCGGAAAACCCTGCCACTACTGCTCCGTACCCCAACAGAGGAACCGCCACGAAATTTCCGACGAGCCCGGCGACCGATGCCCGGTGAAAGGTGTGAACCACCGGAAGAAGCGTGACTATGGTGGCGGCGACCGATACGGCTGCAAACAGCAGTACCTTCTTCAGTGTGCCTTCCCGTAAATCGCCAAAAGGTTCCATGCAGAGGGGCGTCAGAACCAGTATCCCCCAGATGGCAAGAAACGAGAGCTGGAACGAGATATCGAAAAGGGCTTGGGGGTTGAACATCAGAATGCCGAAGGCGGCTGCCGTCAATGTGTTGAGGGAATCGGTCTCCCGCTCAAGGAAAAGCGCCAGGGTTACAAGGGCGATCATCACTACCGAGCGGACCGTGGCCGGAGCCAGTCCGGCAATAAAGAGGTAGAAGACGACAGGGGGGAGCGTGGCCAGAAGGACGGTGCGCCGAAGGTTCAGGTGCAGGGTGAGAAATTCACACCGAACGAGGAGGTGAAAAAGGAGATAGTGGATGGTGAGGGCGATTACCCCGATATGGAAGCCGGAGATGGAGAGGATGTGGTTAACCCCGGCGCGGGCGTAGATATCCTCGGTGTCTTCCGTAACGAAACCACGTTCTCCCACGAGGATCGCCCTGAGCAAGCCCCCCTCGGCCGGCGCACTGCTGCCAATGAAACCGCCTAGCTCCGCGGCCAGCCGGTCAAACCAACGCTGGACCGGATGTGCTGTCGCTTCGCGGATCAGGAGTATGTCGTCGGCACTCTTGATTGACGCCGTGGCGCAGATGTTACGGTAGGCAAGGTAGCGACGGTAGTCGAATTCTCCCGGAAGCCCGAAATTTGCCGGTTCACGGATCCGGGCTTCGAGCCTTACCCGGTCGCCGGTCAGAATGGTCCCCCTCCCCTCACGAACGTAAACCAAGAGACGACCGATGGCCGCAGTGCATTTTTCGTCCCGAATAATCCGGTCGACATTGAGAATGATTCTCATCCCCCCTTCCGAGGCTTCGGGTCGGACGCCGACGATCCCCTCAACTATGACCGGTTTCGAATCGGTACTATGCACAAGATGGTGTGGTGGGTGTACAGGGGCGAGAAACGGGTGGAGTGCAGCACTCCCCCAGACGAAAAACAGAGCGATGAGGATTATCGTGAACGGGATGCGGCTTTTGAGGAAGACAGCCGCCAGAGCGGCCACAAGGAGTCCCGGAAGGAACTGGTACGGGAGTACGATACCAAGATGGTGGGCAGAGGCAAGGCCGCCCACCATGCCGAGGAGTGGAACAAGAAGGGGCCTTCCGGTCACTCAGGCCCCTAACGTGTCGGACGAATACGGCTCAAATCTTTCCGGAGTTGAGTTTCAAGCTCTACCCGCGGAACAGTTGCCGTCGGCTTTTTGTTCCCGAGCCCAATCGCTGCGAGATAATCGGCCGGAGAGGACGAGCGTGCGGTGAGTTCGACGACGTCGGCACCGCCACGGGGGGGGAGTTGGATTTTCAGGGTATGGGTCCCTTTCGTCAGGCGCGTAATCCCCAGATCGTACCAGTTGAGGTACGGTTTCCCATCCCACTGTATCCGCTTTCCGTTGAAATCGGTCATGAGCTTGCCACCGAGAAGCCGAACGCGAACACCATATACCCCCGTTGCTGCCACATCGAGGGGGAGTTCGAGGGATGCGCCATCCGCCCCTACCCGCGCCCATGTCGGCGCCACATGGGTTCCAAGGTAATCGACCGAAGTCAGATTGACCGACGACGGAAGAGTTTTGACGTTCTGGAATGCAAGGATTTGAGGCTTAGTTCCCGGCGCAACGGCAAACTCTTTCTCAAGATTGAGGGCCGCCGCTACGGCTTCGGCATAATCACCCCAGGTAAGGGGAGCATCGGCGTGCCAGCCATCAAGGGGCTCAATGGCCGGATGATCACCGGAGGCAACAAGCGTAAAAGCATCAACTCCTCCTTCAGGAGGCAGCAAGACCGATATTCCCTGACGTCCCCCCTTGAGGAGCACCGTTCCCGCCTCAACCTCACGGAGACTTCCGCCTGTGCTCACCGTGAATTCTTTTCCCCCTGCCAGCCAACGCTGGCCATCACCCCGAGACACAACCCTCAAGAGGTATTCACCGCCGCGGGGGATGAAGACCGTAAAGTGGACAGTTGTCGGAGCGGCGATACCACTGAGCCAACCGGTTCCCGAGAATGGGCCGTGGAGTGGATAATTCCGGAACGTGACGCTATCGCCCTGCACGTCATAGACGTCTTCAGCCTCAAAGCGAAAAGTGCGTTTCCCGCTCAGGACAGTCAGATAATCAGCTGTTTTCGGTTCAGGTGGCAGTCCCTCCTGCCACCCCAATTCCTTCACGAGGGTTGCAGCAAACTCTCCCTGGGTGACGATATCCGCAGGCGCCGATTCGGCCAGGAGTTCGCCGCGAACCACCAGAACCATGGCGACAACCAGAAGAACCAGTGAAAAAAACGACTTCAGAGAAATTATCCGCCATGATGCGATCATGGTAATCCTCCGCATGTACTCAAAAAATTGCGTTATCTCATATAGCACAGGTACTTGTATTTGCCAATTGGCATGTGTGATGATATTAATATATAAGTCGCACTTGGTTCCTGCAACAAACATCTGACTCACGAAAGGATGCAATCTCGTGATCGTTCACAGGGAATTCCGAAACATAATAATTCCCTACTGTGGAGAGCCCAATTGAATCCCCCTCTACGTGTACTCATAATCGAAGACTCTGAAGACGATTGTTTTTTCCTCATCAGGGCACTCAAAAAAGAGTACGAAATCACCCACGAACGGGTTGACACGGAAGATGCTCTTCGCAAGGCGCTCATCGGCGAGAAGTGGGATATTGTTCTGTCCGACTACTTCATGCCCCAGTTCGATGCGTTGGCTGCGCTATTGATTCTCCAGGAGATGAATCTGGATCTCCCGTTTATAATCGTTTCCGGCAGGATAGGCGAGATAGAAGCGGTCAAGGCGATGAAGGCCGGCGCCCACGACTATATCATGAAGGGAGATTTTACCCGTCTCATGCCTGCCATACGCAGGGAACTGCGTGAGGCCGTCATACGCGAAGAACGTCGCCGGGCTGAGAGAGATCTGCGGGAACAGCTCCACTTCAGACAGGTGCTCATCGACTCCATCCCCGCCCCCATTTTTTTCAAGAACACTAACGGGGTGTTTCTGGGGTGCAACAAGGCCTTCGAGTCGTTCTCAGGCCTTGTCCAGAACGAG contains the following coding sequences:
- the hisS gene encoding histidine--tRNA ligase, whose translation is MITGIKGFNDILPGEVERWQHIEATARRVFGLYGYAEIRVPILEKTELFCRSIGDTTDIVEKEMYSFVDKGENAVTMRPEGTASVMRAYIEHKLYAQDPVAKLYYMGPMFRYERPQKGRYRQFHQIGAEVTGVTDPKVDAQVLTMLCHFFAELGLTEPTLQINSLGCPECRPVYREALKSFLRERLDRLCDDCKRRYETNPLRALDCKSAHCKEATADAPAMLDHLCAGCDDHFAATRRHLERAGTPYSINNRMVRGLDYYTRTTFELVTGLLGAQSAVAAGGRYDGLIADLDGPAVPGIGFAMGVERVALLLGQQEFARRPDLFIAALGTEAQDEAFRLMCGLQRLGVSVEMDYEGKSLKSQMRRSDKFNSRFTLIIGSDEMASGRATLKAMDTGTQSDVLLDPTAIAGQVK
- the acnB gene encoding bifunctional aconitate hydratase 2/2-methylisocitrate dehydratase, with protein sequence MIEAYLAHEAERKAQGIPALPLNPEQTADLCNLLQNPPAGKEEFLLNLLKERVSPGVDPAAKVKAAFLAEIVKGTKKSPLVSKVDAIRILGTMIGGYNVGPLVEALKDAELAEEAACALSRMTLVYDGFDQVVELSKSNAAAKKVLESWANAEWFTNRPGVPETIKVKVFKVEGEINTDDFSPAGDAWSRPDIPLHALAMGKTRFPNRLKDIADWRAAGHQVAFVGDVVGTGSSRKSACNSVLWHMGQDIPAVPNKKTAGVIIGGVIAPIFFNTAQDSGALPLKADVTKMNDGDVITINTAKGEISNDKGEVISTFKISPNTLADEFRAGGRIPLIIGRAITEKARKALGLGDTDVFTKPVNPAPKAGQGYSLAQKMVGKACGVAGILPGTACEPKMTTVGSQDTTGPMTADELKELACLKFLSPMFMQSFCHTAAYPKPADVKMHKNLPGFIIERGGVPLKPGDGVIHSWLNRLLLPDTVGTGGDSHTRFPIGISFPAGSGLVAFAGAMGFMPLDMPESVLVRFKGKLNPGITLRDAVNAIPYWAIKQGKLTVPKKNKINIFNGRILEMEGLPDLTVEQAFELTDAAAERSAAAGCIQLSKESVATYLRSNVALMKKMIADGYQDAQTLQNRIDAVNEWLKNPQLLEADKNAVETGAYADVIEIDLAEITEPILACPNDPDDVKLLSDVAGTPIQDVFLGSCMTNIGHFRAAAEIWRGLKFNPSVRTWICPPTRMDQKQLKDEAYFSVYSAFGARIEIAGCSLCMGNQARVPDGVNMFSTSTRNFDDRIGDGAKVFLGSAELGAVTATLGKLPTVAEFMAAYKEKVEPKKDVVYKYLQFDEMPEYK
- a CDS encoding DNA internalization-related competence protein ComEC/Rec2 gives rise to the protein MVGGLASAHHLGIVLPYQFLPGLLVAALAAVFLKSRIPFTIILIALFFVWGSAALHPFLAPVHPPHHLVHSTDSKPVIVEGIVGVRPEASEGGMRIILNVDRIIRDEKCTAAIGRLLVYVREGRGTILTGDRVRLEARIREPANFGLPGEFDYRRYLAYRNICATASIKSADDILLIREATAHPVQRWFDRLAAELGGFIGSSAPAEGGLLRAILVGERGFVTEDTEDIYARAGVNHILSISGFHIGVIALTIHYLLFHLLVRCEFLTLHLNLRRTVLLATLPPVVFYLFIAGLAPATVRSVVMIALVTLALFLERETDSLNTLTAAAFGILMFNPQALFDISFQLSFLAIWGILVLTPLCMEPFGDLREGTLKKVLLFAAVSVAATIVTLLPVVHTFHRASVAGLVGNFVAVPLLGYGAVVAGFSALPLIYLFPAAAKFLLGIAAWLVRISDGIMATVAQIPPLPVRNATLADLFILYLALLALSLVKGKRIHYLLCALAAGLVLALHLPAVADSSKTLRITFFSVGQGESTLVTFPDGRRMLVDGGGSPHEGGMDVGRQLLAPALWSMGIGRLDVVVLTHPHPDHIKGLISLAALFPIGEFWESGITTPVGDHAKLREILAAHRVPVRYITSSSPPFSVGNVRIEPLAPAHRPLAEPDSDQNDDSLVFRLTHGTFSMLLTGDIGSYAEERLLYEPERLACTVLKVPHHGSRHSSSPRFLDAASPRLALISAGARNSFGLPSPETISRLRKRGVSVCRTDLNGTIQVASDGNGYSVKTFSDGHFH
- a CDS encoding GGDEF domain-containing response regulator; protein product: MDKILVVEDDRFFRQMYVDLLKEDGYEVDTVTSGARALELLSANDYQLVITELVIPGMSGIELLTRVKQQMPTVDVILVTGHANVESAVLALKSGARDYLLKPFNHEEFKHTVALCFEQRRLINENYELKELLNLFQIGQNIANCIDMERLSAVVLDALTNEIGADRAIGLFHHKDDNLALKEFKGFSEEAAQKLAEAFRKNFCIETNDGSVINKINATPLVSGAEFDGLELSEGLLLVIRSKGEVQGVVVIFNNPGQKLPFDYKQKSIQFLLEQSTLAFENASRYSNARDMLYIDELTGLFNYRYLDISLDREIKRADRFGSTVSMIFIDLDFFKGVNDTHGHLVGSQVLNEMGMLLKKSVREVDIVIRYGGDEFTVMLVETGEKGAATVAERIRRSIEGHTFLAAEGFNIRLTASLGYACYPADTQSKLELLELADKAMYQGKEQGKNCVFRATAIR